A genomic window from Tolypothrix sp. PCC 7910 includes:
- a CDS encoding mucoidy inhibitor MuiA family protein yields the protein MVNPEMPSLRKIVESQIVAVTVYSDQALVTRRGMVSLTGEEQELVVTSLPVTLETDSVRVGGKGTVGVRLLGVSCDRIYTTEPITERVAQLTRQIEQLEADKRHLQAQIDALALQSSFIAGLREKTEEPFSQSLSRKNFSLSETLDFLNFIGSQYSEYAIASGECKTQQEELDKQLQVLRASLQKIQTPHPKESLSIIVPVEVAGAGDFELELSYVVHRASWTPLYDLRFSSTSNVVNLTYLAEVTQSTGEDWLGVALTLSTAKPGLGTIPPKLQPWYITTPSYTADFMRRRVTQMPMMAAQSEQAAVTREMDEEADEVAQEKSIEAETVDAEVSKTGSVVTFKLSAGGNIPNDGSPHKTTIFHDDYLSSCHYVAMPRLVSFAYLQAIVKNSANNATLLPGKANIFRDNMFVGITKLDNIAPGQEFKINLGIDEGLKIERDLFERIVDKKLMSNQRRIAYGYRVIITNLLEEETHLILTEQIPVSRNEKIKIRLNHSHPQIQLGEMGTLEWDLTLLPQERREVTYQFTVEYPPELTVVGLDI from the coding sequence GTGGTTAACCCAGAAATGCCTTCTTTACGCAAGATAGTAGAAAGCCAGATTGTAGCTGTGACAGTGTACAGCGATCAAGCCCTAGTGACAAGACGGGGTATGGTTTCTCTAACAGGAGAAGAACAGGAATTAGTCGTTACCTCACTGCCGGTAACGCTAGAAACTGATTCTGTGAGGGTTGGTGGTAAAGGGACGGTAGGGGTGCGCTTGTTAGGAGTGAGTTGCGATCGCATCTACACTACAGAACCGATTACCGAACGGGTGGCGCAGTTAACAAGACAGATTGAGCAGCTAGAGGCAGATAAACGCCATCTGCAAGCCCAAATCGACGCTTTAGCATTGCAATCTAGTTTTATTGCTGGCTTACGGGAAAAGACAGAAGAACCCTTTTCGCAGAGTTTGTCACGGAAAAACTTCAGCCTCAGCGAAACTCTAGATTTTCTTAACTTTATTGGCAGCCAGTATAGCGAATATGCGATCGCCTCTGGGGAGTGCAAAACTCAACAGGAAGAATTAGATAAGCAGTTGCAAGTACTGCGCGCTTCATTACAAAAAATCCAAACGCCACACCCTAAAGAAAGCCTGAGCATAATTGTGCCAGTGGAAGTTGCTGGTGCGGGTGACTTTGAGTTAGAGCTATCTTACGTAGTTCATCGCGCTAGTTGGACTCCGCTTTATGATTTGCGCTTTAGCAGTACCAGCAATGTTGTGAATCTCACTTACTTAGCTGAAGTTACTCAAAGTACAGGAGAAGATTGGCTAGGTGTGGCTCTAACCCTTTCTACCGCTAAACCAGGCTTAGGTACTATTCCTCCAAAACTGCAACCTTGGTATATAACTACTCCCAGTTATACAGCAGACTTTATGCGGCGCAGAGTCACTCAAATGCCGATGATGGCGGCTCAATCAGAGCAAGCTGCTGTAACTCGGGAAATGGATGAAGAAGCGGACGAGGTTGCACAAGAAAAATCTATAGAAGCTGAAACTGTTGATGCGGAAGTCTCGAAAACAGGAAGTGTAGTCACCTTTAAACTCAGTGCTGGCGGTAATATTCCTAATGATGGCTCACCCCATAAAACTACAATTTTTCACGATGATTATCTGAGTAGTTGCCATTATGTTGCCATGCCGCGGTTAGTTAGCTTTGCTTATCTCCAAGCCATAGTAAAAAATAGTGCTAACAACGCAACTTTATTACCAGGCAAAGCCAATATTTTCCGCGACAATATGTTTGTGGGAATAACCAAATTAGATAATATTGCGCCAGGACAAGAATTTAAAATTAATTTAGGAATTGATGAAGGCTTGAAAATCGAGCGTGACTTGTTTGAGCGGATAGTTGACAAAAAATTAATGAGTAACCAGCGCCGGATTGCGTATGGTTATCGGGTGATAATTACTAACTTGCTTGAAGAAGAAACTCATCTGATACTTACTGAACAAATACCAGTTAGCCGTAACGAAAAAATTAAAATCCGCCTCAACCACAGCCATCCCCAAATTCAACTAGGAGAGATGGGGACTTTAGAATGGGATTTAACTCTGCTACCGCAGGAAAGACGAGAGGTAACTTATCAATTTACAGTTGAGTATCCACCAGAATTAACAGTAGTTGGTTTAGATATTTAA